The following proteins come from a genomic window of Patescibacteria group bacterium:
- the yidD gene encoding membrane protein insertion efficiency factor YidD: MNQLSLVSTIELYQRLVSPDHGGLRFLHRSGYCKYYPSCSEYGKHAILKYGSFVGLAKTAVRIIRCNPWSKGGIDYLL; the protein is encoded by the coding sequence ATGAATCAACTTTCACTTGTTTCCACTATTGAACTTTATCAGCGACTCGTGTCCCCCGATCATGGAGGTTTGCGTTTTTTGCACAGAAGCGGGTATTGTAAATATTATCCAAGCTGCTCTGAGTATGGCAAACACGCCATATTGAAATACGGAAGTTTTGTTGGTCTGGCAAAAACAGCAGTTCGTATTATCCGCTGTAATCCATGGAGTAAGGGCGGAATAGATTACTTGTTATAA